The sequence below is a genomic window from Tachysurus vachellii isolate PV-2020 chromosome 2, HZAU_Pvac_v1, whole genome shotgun sequence.
GGCGTACCAAATCCCCACGTTCTCCAACAGGTACCTatgacacacatatacacacatttccaGCATATGAATTAGAGTCAAACATGTAGaatattctattatttatatgatatcTAATATCAATATTCTAATATTCTGCTGTTTTGGGAATtataaaaaacacagtaaaTGAGTTCATGACGAGTTCATCCTTTGGGATATACAAAAATGTTAGCAGTAACAATGACCACATGAATTGGATCAGTTACAGTAAGAGCTCCATGCACACTAgcatcatttattaatttatattcttctttatactaaagcactgctgcatttTTTCCACTGGAGTCTACAGTGTCTGTGCTTTTTAAAagtcagagataaagctgtAACATTATGTTTTCTACCATGGGAAAGTTAAAAGGACAGTTGTGCCCCATATTCCATTTTGTTTCTATGTTTTATTGGAATtgacagagaaaaaagagggaCTGGTGAAGTGTTTATATCTGGCAAATATATTAAGTACTTATAACTGGTTATTAACATGCAGtattataaaaagaataaaatgcagCCAGATGTGCTGTTTAATGTACTCCTTGTgtaacttttaataaaaaagactaTAATCACACGTCCATACTGTGCTCTCTATGTCTCACCGGACAGCCAGTGATGAGGTCGCTTGTCCTCAGGTCCTCCCCATGGCGCTGTGCATGTCTGATTATGGAGAGTGCAGAGTCAGGGCCGGGGTTGACCCCTCCTAGTTCCTCAAGGATCTCGCAGTAGTGCTGTAGACGTTGAGTAGGAGCAGCGAGGCACTGAGGAAAGGAGATACTGGCAGGCACAGGAGAGCTGGAAAGCTTTgactaaaaagagaaaaaataagtaACTGGTGTTGAAAATGGCTGTTTAGCAGGAGgttatataaaaaactataacaTGCTGAAATTCATGTCTGTATAACATATTTTTGcgaattaatatatatattcttaggTATTAACATGCAGAGTTGTATCTGCATTTTCATAGTTGTGTGAAATAATCAAATCAGAatcaacatttttataaaaaataatttttcattaaaCCTTGATTAAACCTTCCTTAAGTTTCAGCTCATTTTGTAAGTTATACAAGGCTGTGGGAACAGCAAATTGAAAAGCTTTTCATAACCTTATGGGTGAACAAAAAATTGCCTTTGCATTCTATGGTCCTGCTCAGTAATTTCATTCGCCACCTAGTGTTTACAACTTGTAAATGCAACATCAAATGTTAAAATGCAGCATGTGACCGTCCACTCCTTTGGACCTATTACCAGACACATGATGGCAGCTAAGCTAACAATTACAAATTAAATCAGAATCATGACTAATTTGGTTCATCCAGCTGAGTTCAGGAGCTCACCTTGAAGTAGTCTGCAGCTTGGCTGACCAGCAGGGAGTCCGGCTCAGGCTTCATACGGATGTAGTGGGCATAATGCAGTAATTGATCCCTCTGGGCATTAGTGAGTTCCAATTTGAGCGTTTGTGAAAAAGACAAGGGAGTCAAAAttaattttcaattttattagagattttagatttgtttaaataatgatttCATGTATGGGATCCGGATTAACTTCAGTAagatatttctaatatttctaaTACAAATGCTTATCTTGTGAACCATTTACAATTCATTCACTCCATCACCCCTTGGGATGCACtgatattatatcatattagaTCTGATACTGAGTAGCAGGAAAgatactgaaaatgaaaatagtgGCTAGATAtttgtaaaattattatattgtgAAGCCCCAAAAAAGGCAACCAGTTGCCATAGATGCAAACATAATTAGCTGAATGTTCACATAGGTGCAATTTGGGTGCCATGTGATCTCAATATAAATATGCCTGTTCCTGGAAAACTGCAGCTTTTGAACATCAATACACTATCGAAATAGGTAAAGGTAAGGTGCAAGTGTCTGGAAACGTATAAGAATTTGGTTATGAAGTGATATTTTTAAAGTCTGATAAGCTTGCAAAAGACAATTAAATGCCTAAAGCAGAATGTCAACCAATCTCTCTGATgagttaattaatttataatggttctggtatatactgtatatatatactggtCCCACACCTGAGTCCCAACCCACTCCAAAAGGTTTAAAGGGGTTTGCAAGCCACTATATTTTCTGCCAAGAACAGAAGTCTTGTACATGTCTTATAGGCAGGCCACTAACATGCCCCTGATGATGCACATAACCTTGCAACAGATGCTTGCTGAGTTGGCTCACTTGCTAACAGGAGTCGGCAATATTAGGTCGCCATCACGGGTCATTGTCTGAGCTGTATTATTATAAGTGGGAGGGAAAAATACTACTTATGGGACTACTACCtttaacataaatatatgtaatatatgtgcaaacacaaaacacaaaatacagacacaaaatcTTACATATTTGCTGAAGCAGTCAGTTTGCTGTAGCGTTTGAGAGAGGGCACCCTCGATGGCAGGGAGGAGTAGCTGAGAATGAAAAGTGGCAAGGTTGCTCCAGTTGGAAAAGATTGAGTCAGCCTTTCCTCTTAAACAGACTGGTGTATCAGCACTATCCAGCAGAGGGAGATAAGTCTCTTCCACTGCCTTCAGTAGAGCTACGTACTGCCGCTCTGAATTGACCAGCCTACACCACTGCAGATACAACTTACTAAGAAAtggggagagaaacagaaaaagtaaTGCTTTTAGTAGTGATAGGTACTAACCAAGTAGATGAGTGCAAATAtgcataataaaacataaataataaactctttTCACACTCTGTGGTTTTCACACTGGACATGCTTGTTGCATTATAAATCCAATTTTTCCTGGTTCCCCCAGAGCACTAGTCTGCTTTCAGCCTCCCTTGATTTTATCAAACCCCggtgcatatatatattatatatattatatataatataaatatatatgaatatatatattttaatatatatatatatatatatatatatatatatatatatatatatatatatatatatataaaataaatatatattaatatatatattttaatatatatatatatatatatatatatatatatatatatatatatatatatatatatatatatatatatatatatattaaaatataatgttataatatatttattaaaatataaatatatattaatatatatattttatatatatatatatatatatatatatatatatatatatatatatatatatatatatatatatatattaaaatataatgttaatTGATAACATCATCAGCTAAAACATGTGCAGTAAAGTCAAGTAGTAAAGTATACTTCCAGAAAATGTACAAGCTGCGTTTACATTCACAGGAATCACAGCACAGTTCTAGTGCAACACCAAACTCAAACATCCTCCTACAGGTAGCTGTGATGGTCCTCATCACAGCTTTTACATTACttgttttttgtaattgttCATGTAAATCATGCTCTGTCTGAATAAACTGTCAGCCCCCTTACTTATTTGTGCATGTCTGCTTTCTTTGTTTCAACTGGTGTTCTGTTATAGTGCACTACAAACCAGCCAACGATGAAAAGGAATAGTGTATAGGTGAACATAGGGAGGAGTTTGGCAAACATGCAATACTTTCACAAACCATTTGTCTAAGATAGAAAATTAAGTGTGCATATATACAAGGTTTTACTGTAGCTATTAGGAACTTGGGGAAAAGCTGCTGTTTGTCTGTTCTAGTTAAGATGTTGACACTAGAAAGTTGCATGCAATTCAATAGACCTGTTTACTTTCTAGCTAATACAGGAAAACGATGTTCCATACAACATTTAGCTGGGATTATCCACCTTGTTTGGACACTTGTTTCGAAGATTTCTAATCATGTACCAACTACACCGACAACAGCTGTGTGCTGTTATCCACCATCTGTTACTGCACACAACCTTGAGGTGGTCCTGGACAGCAACCTACCCTCCTTGCCTCACATGACTAATCTGTCTTGGTCATGCAGGGTttgtcttttaaaaacaaaaacaggatctGTACATGTGTAACCACAGAAACTGTTTAGGTGGTTTTTCAGTATTTGATCAAGACAATATTTCTACAATTCCTTCCTAGCTGATCTACACATGAGCCAAAAAAGATCTATGTTAGTGTTAAAGCACTTATCACATCCTGCTCTGTGCCATGCTCCCTATGATCTTCTAGCATGGCTTGACTGGAATCACCATCTTTTGAAGGTACTATATAATAATCACTTTCTAATTATCGTTaactttaaaattcattttagacACTGCAAATTacttgtttagtgtttagtgtttttttccaGTCAAGCCCTACAGGACTTTTTCAAAAAGTGCCTTCAGTGGCATCCctaatatatatacagaagTCAATCTGTACACCTTACACAGATTAAAAGTTCTCCTTAAAACCACACACAATCTCTAAAACACATGCATACCTCTGTGCTGTAGTTCCAGGCCTCTCAACTcctgtctctctatcagtcCGGCCGAGAAGTACATGCTGTCTGGTGAGCCCTGTATGATCTGCCACCTCTTTACTGCTGACCTCCACACCACGGATCAACACACCACCTCCTCCTACACCAACTCCAACTTTCTCATCCCTCCATCCTGGTACAGCTGTGGCAATCCCTGCCATGAGGATAGGCTCAGCTACAGCTTTCCTTCCCAGCCAGGACAGGGGAGATGAGCGGCTGCTTGCAGCAAGTGGAGCCTCTGCTGGCTTTGGTGCAGCTGCAGCTGAACGACGGGGTGCGAGCAGGGCTTGGAGGTCAAAGCTTGGGTGACGCCTCCGAGGTGGTTTAGGAGGCAGAGGAGCTTCAGTGGGCTAAGTGaggtgaaagaaaatgaaagcttATTTGCTGTGGAAGGAAGGGCAATTATACAACTTGCATGCAGACAGAAAAACTCAGTGTGATGTTTTAAAAATTGAAGCAAAAATTCCATTATAAAAAACCCAAGTAACTTATACAATTTTGTCAAACTCTATTTACAAACAGAAGATtgtattttgaataaaaaaaaaaagtaatggagATTATTCTAAAAATATTCTGGCTAGTCTTTTAATAATTGGTTCCAGGTGCTCTCCTGTCAATGCCTGAGCCTCTGGTCAGTGGAGATGTCTGTGTGCTCTCTCATTTGTTATCAGTCTTCTTATATGTCCTGTTATACCTCACAAGCACAATCTACAGTAGCTTTATTCTGACTCCATGCCAAACTACACAATTAGGTTGAGTATATCAATCTAGATCTACCCTGCCTTGAGGAACGTAACGGGGCTGCAGGAATTGCCTCTGCCTCAACCATTACTGCTCTAACAGTGGGTGATCACCTGTCTTTTTTCACCTAATGTCTTGTTAAACtcttacatttttaacaacaaTTTTTTGAGCATATTCTCCTTCTTTGGTGATTTCtgttgtgaaatattttttgctAGTGTTTTCCTAGTGACATTTTTGTTCCGGTTATGTTTTGATTGGTAAACTAAAGTGATGGATTGATGAATTTAATGTAATTGTACAATTTTTGCACAAACACAAAGCCTCTTGTTTTACTCTTGTGATGCATTCTCTTAACAACACAACAACCACTCTCACAGACTTGTAGAAACTACCACTCACACTTTTTTTGCTTGGGTTTAGCAAGTTCTGCAGGAACTTCCCTCCCCCAGCAGCCCCTGCAGctccctccttcttcttctcttctcctatCTTTAGTGTAGAGCAGTTCTGTGGACGGAACAATGAGGCCAGTGAGCCCCAAGGCTGCagtcctccttctcctcctccgcaccactctccatctccctctccctctatctcccACAAACTTGTGACACTGGAAACAGATGTTTTAGGTGCCTGTGCCACGGCCACATTGGGATCCTGACCCTGGTTGGTGGGCATGCCTCGCTCAGCCTGAAGTATGCGTGTCTTGAATTGTGTTAGTGTGCGTTGGTAACGCTCCAGAGTCTGGGCCCACATGTCTAACAGAGCACCGCCACCAAGCTCAACGGCCAAAGCTCGTGCGTCTTGGAAACGGGATGGAGGAATAGGAGGGAGAGAGGACAGAGGAGAAGAAGGTGAGGAATTGGGAGAGGATGAAGagaccacatcacaccactggGAGGCCTGTAAATGGAAGGGGTATTAGTATAAATGCTTGTATAGTAGTGgagatgtgtagttatatgGGGTATGTGCATGTGGAACCTCAGTAAGGGTGGACAGTAGTCTCTGTGTATTGTCCAGTTGGGTCCAGCAGTCAGACAGGCAGTGAGACattcctctcactttctctcggATCTGTGGAAGTCGTTTAAGGACTGCAGTAAGACCTCCCCATTCCAGCTCAGACCAGCTCTCGATTTCCCCCAGCACCACTAGTGTCTCACTGTGAAGTTCCTACACATGTACAATGCCATCAGTGACAGAACTGCTATAATTTCAttgtttaacacaaacacacttaccaTAGCAGATTCCCTGAAGCTTTTGAACTTCTGCTGTTTGAGTAAGAGTCGGCTTAGTGAGAGTGGCGGATCCTTATATTCCTCCAGTTGCTCCTGCACATGATCTATTTCTGTCTCAAACTAAGGATGAAAGAGAATTGCTATCTATAGAGGATTTACAAACTGGTCTACAGAAGTAAGTTCCACAAAATTAGAAATATCTCAAGCACCTTTTCCAGTTTGTCCACTAGATTTGACAGTCTGCTGAGTGCTTCCAGGTCATGACTTCTCTGATTAGAAACACGCACCAGCCGATGGAGAGAATCATCAATGCTGTCATAGAGACTGGAGGTTGCGGCGAAGGCAGCTCTTAAAATATGAAACATCagaaatagaaacagaattaCAAGATTACAAGAAGTGTCCATTATCCAAAAATGTTGGGCCAGAACACAAATTTGTTCTAGCACATGATTCATCATAAATACAGATGGAAAATAAATTAGTCACATACTGTTTCCATTCATTTAATTCAGTCTCTATGGCTACCTGCAGTCTGGTGACCTATGAGCCAATCTGGACGTTTCATTAGCCAGTCCAGCCAGCCAAGCTCCACCCCGTCTTTGCAGCTCTGTCAACCGTGGGTCAGACAGAACACCAGTCATCAGCTGCTTGTGCTTTTCAACACTTAGTGGTACAGACTGGAGTggaaacaaaagataaaaaggTCTCATTTGACAGATCATGATTTGTGCATACAGAGGTTGCTGTTTCCAGATTTGCATGCTTGCCTGCGTTTGTTACAACAGTATGTACATTTGAAAAATTAAAAGCAACCTCCACTAGATGGCATGTCAGAGCCAAAACATCCCTGTCAACCTGGCTTCCAagtcactctcactcattttctaccgcttatccaaactacctcgggtcacgggagcctgtgcctatctcaggcgtcatcgggcatcaaggcaggatacaccctggacggagtgccaacccatcgcagagcacacacacacactctaattcactcacacactacggacaattttccagagatgtcaatcaacctaccatgcatgtctttggaccgggggaggaaaccggagtacccggaggaaacccccgaggcacggggagaacatgcaaactccacacacacaaggcggaggcgggaatcaaacccccaaccctggaggtgtgaggcgaacgtgctaaccactaagccaccgtgccccccggctTCCaagtcaaaatgtaaaatgcacaGCATTGTAAAACTATCCACTGTCATTAAGATGCATAAGCTGCATCTCAAATAGAAACCTTAAGTTCAAAAGTATTTACTGAActaaaaacagttttaaaactaCCTGAAAGGTTTTGCACATTCTGAAATAGTAAATACCAGTTGGTAGAACAAAAAGTGTGCAATCTGAGACACAACACTAGTTTATTTAGCTAGTTTTCTTCGCCCTGTCAAATAATGCAATACTTTCCCCACAATTTACGGTTGTACTGTACAACATAGAAATGGCTTTAGTTTCTGAGGACATGCAGAAGCTACCAGATAGAAAGGGCAGCCATCTTGGATATGCATACACATCATTAAAAGCAAGTACAGTATAAGGCCTCAGACGTAACCATCTCCATAATACTGTACTGAGCTGTTGACTAAAATTATGACCAACCAGTTTGACTTGGTTGTAATTACGTCTCATTAGAATCTGTGTGAGAAACAAATTTAACATAAGGCTGTAATGCATAAAATAAGTCAGGACAGGTTTTAAACACTTTGTGAATGGACTGTATTACCATATTACCTTAATGCAGTCAGGCAGTGGTTCTTCTCCCATAGACTTTAGTGCAACATCCAATAGAGAAAGAACACTCTCACAGTGTTCAGTTAGCTGTTCCAGACTCTACACATACAAAGAGGAATCCAATAAGTGTTTATAAGGTATTTCTGCTGTTGGCTTAGATATATCATGAGCTAagctatatttaaatttttttctatagcacttttaacaattgacattgtctcaaaacaaaAGAGTGGTTTTAAGAGTGATTTTCACTGATTACACTAAATTCAGTGCAACAACTCTAATTGTAGGAAGTTAAAACATTACAGGACatgatgttataggaaaattaTGAATGGCTGGGTGGTATGAAGCAGCTACATGTCCTGTCATGATATAGTCTACTGGATGTATAAAGTATCACTACAATTTGTTGATgcaattgttttttattcattcaagcAAAGTCCTCCTTATTCTAATGAAAACTTGAAATATGCATCAATATatctaatgaaatgaaatatacaGTAGCATGAAATCTGATTATTAagaaacactgacactggagactgccactaaaatgttatataaacatATCACACTAAAATTACAGCATGTCAAAAACCACATGAACAATGGCACATAATTTTGTTATCTGTTTATGTGGAGAATCCACAGGAACCAACACGTGAATTAAAAGTTAGTATAGAAATTTTACTATATTAGAATgcgtattttaacataaaactgTGACTTGACTCAAAACTACCTTAAAATCGATCAAATTTAAGAATTCATCAGTGCTGTGATGTAATTGGTGTAAATTGAGGGAATTCTCACCAGTCTGAATGTTAACCAGTCATTATGTGAGTGCTCAAAATCTCCatccatctctttagtcagcTGCTGTCTATCCACATATTGCTGAAGGACTCCAGTTCCTTTTACTGTGTGTACCTTTATTAgtacaaagagagagaacaatttataatcacatggTTCATTATGTGtcacattatgtgtgtgtgtgtgtgtgtgtgtgtgtgtgtgtgtgtgtgtgtgtttatttattactattatcatGCTAAGTACAGTTATGTGGCACACCTCTATTCCATCCAGGTTATATGGGCCTGATTCTTGCTCTTCTTCTGTAAGAATGAGAACACAGCCAAGACCTGCTGGTACCTGAGCCTGAaaacacatatatttaaaatgtatagacACATAGTCTTGTACATATAAACAATAATTGTATAATACTAAAACAATGTCTCACCTTGAATGACCTCAAGGCAGAGAAGCAAAGCTCTGAAGGAGAAGCCTGCCTACTGTCCACCAGCACCGTCAAACCCTTTTCTCTAGCAGCCGGTctggtatttaaaaataaatatgataaaaatataaaaagcaaaaaaaataaaaaatccaaattAGGAATGTTAGAACAGTTTAAGCAAGGGTCCTAGACTAATGCCCACATATGGACAAATGTGGGGATAAGCAGGAAACAACTCAAGAATACAGGGATTTTGTGAAATATGGTTATCCTGAGTTTAATGTATTTGTCTTTAAAGCACATGTAAAAATCAGCAAGTTCTTGTGGTCTTGATCTCTTAACCCTCCTGTTTTCCTTACCTgaattcctatgcaaattaggagcgccgagtcaacttgaccttgtctgttttgactgcttataaaaaatgaagtatatatgatagccattttttttcacctttttagtctaacttgtttccaacatattaacatatattttgcaaaaaaaaataatatttggtataatagaccttatttatatacaaaaatgcctcattttttagtaaaaaaaaaaaaaaaacagaaattttgaattattttcactatagaggcacaaaagttgcataattacaggctggtatatttcaaagccagaagattgttttgaaaccattttgaccatttttaatgtcagcaaataataaaacctgttttttttccaggtcaaattgacttgaatgcttataaatcaaaaattatacaattatcaccattctgtgtgatcagccttacatttggtacatttgtgtgtgtgtatgtgtgcgtatgtgtgtagcatcatttcggtagatcatattttgccctctgctaggcaaaggcatatcaaaagaatgaaatatttacaaatatgtagctgtgttttgggtgcacgtgtgagtgtgtgttttgggtggacattttatgtgtgcatttttgtatctgtatgtatgttaatTGCGCTGAAAAGGACAAAAGTGTGACCTCTTGGCcaactaaatgtggccgggtccaACTGACCCTGGAGGATCCAAAACGCAAAGTAAATAGTGGTCCGAAcacattaattttacttgcaaagttcataatttggaacaatcctggtaaatttcaggcaaatatgtggaagaaaacccaagttatgacacattaaactttcattaaacCTTCCAGCCGGGTCAGATAGACAGGAAAATACAAGGGTTAAGGCCTTATTAAGTCTTGGCCACAATCCTGGATTAGTTTCTAATAACCATGCATTATTTCATCAGTCATTtgggttaaaaaagaaagatttcaaCTTTTTGGTTGCATGTTCAAATTTCAGTAAGTATTTTTATTGGTTAACACCACACTGGAATCCCATTGTATATGGTCTAACCAAAGAAAACTGAAGATgtcaaaataaagcatttcgtTCATTATCTTCAATatccatattttttatatattattatgtaaaatgtttttaattttaaatgttaaaatttggCATATATATGTTGTAAGTTACCTGGTAATGGAGTAATAACAGGATAATAGCTGTACAATGTCATTGAGATGATGAGCATCATCAGGAATGTGTTTTTCTGTAATAACCAACCCGCGCCCGAGTCTATCCACAGTACCTTACACagatgaagaaacacacaaggTAAAGATCAAATACAGCAAATTAGAAACAAGATCATATTCTGAAAATCATATCCAGTTTACCCGTGATTATGAACTTTCCTGACTGGAGCAGATCTTCGTTTAAATCTCTAAGCAGAAAAGAGGCTTTTGGAGATGGTGCCTTTGAtaggtcagaaggtgctgatggTACTGTCGCTTCTGTTGACTGATCAAGTGAAACTGAGTCTGATTGAGTTTCGGCATCTGGGATGATTTCTGGATAGCCTTTTGGTTGTTTTTCTGCCAATTAACATATGTTAATGCACTGCAAGCCCAAATGTATGACAACAACCATGTGAGTTATTAGATTCCAACATACCTCCATCTCCATCGGCAGAATTAGGGTCTGCTTCATGACCATTCACTATcttctttaatgtatttttaccCTCATCCGAATGGCTGTGTTTGCAGACAGCTGATGTAGCCAATGAATTAGATGTTTCAGCTAGCTGACTTGCTTTCTTCTGACCCTTTGAGGAACTGAGATCTTCCTTGTTTTTAGGGTTGCCACGGCCACCAGATTTACCcttccctctcccccctctagctttccttcttctcctatgaccaaataaataaaacaaaaaagcattaaataattacacaatgCAATACTGCTATATACTACTGCCATTACTCtatactatatggccaaaacaATTGCAGACGGCTGTCCATCACACCCTTATGTgggtcttccccaaactgtcACAAAATTGTCTAAGATGTCTTTCTATGCTGCAGTATTTAGATTTTCCTTCACTAGAACTAAAAGACCAAAGCATGACAATGCTTCTGTACACAACGATATATAACGATATACATGAAAGACTGCAAAGTtgaagtggaagaactcaagtggccCGCATAGTACTCTGAACACCTTTAAGATGTACTGGAATTCTGACTGCCCTCCTGGCCTCTTATCCCAACTTATACACTTGCCAAAGTACATCTTAACCCTGGAGTGAATATTGAAGATACACTACTGACACATACCTGTACAGTCTGAAAACAGGAATAGAAGAGGCATACACTATTTTTAtgtgattataattattattcatgaaaaacaatataaaattttaatttaaataataacagaacaaatatgttaaataaaacatatgtgCTTGTGGAATATTCAGATGTGGGTAGTAACTTGTTAAACCTTTAACAGAATTGTCATGTTTTGGCTGatcatttttgctttgttttttaatgttatttttcttcTAGAAACATTACATtgcatttgatttttattacattttatattatatttataatgttataattatttacaaTCTTATGACTTTGCAATAATTCTGAACTTTTTGAACACATTTTATAGTTGattattagttttttaaaagaataaaatggctTTATGGAGTATAACTCCAAGCTG
It includes:
- the arhgef40 gene encoding pleckstrin homology domain-containing family G member 4B isoform X1 — translated: MGSEAVEDCVQGALSSLYPPFESTAPPLLSQVFSVLESTYQHDSLRYLLDFFIPAKHLLHRLQQHACSQYLGCLFLHSGWPLCLGEKVVVQLSTLDWRLLRSNDFYLQVVPFSTRCPRLALKCLALGGRNVQEVLVPESQHPLVFTAEWLHCINKERGCKREGGGGLDTCLVSTSDGVVRIPWDEVVYPKLLHNPTDLEHPSTNPPAHDYLSPNTGSLGWCSSSADPDTWSWDEEDDLPPDGDETDIDSTLRRLRQSSDGCGDYVELLEPRGGPDGGIDSKQRYLEMHGICKTKTLPLCRRSKAIRIRRGKAWGYAKTEISGRTGSLRRRDSNSSGKNSGGSRKELVNSRPPPRVIDLVRERQSSPQCIQDLDGCVGNTVVLDNRDLYLEGPSKERRPGVGEERRAAGTTLPWEERHRGRGSTSDLSSRSKYITEIDTHTTGNIGAEQSDQDQGFHSDCVFEDDKSLTEGETLANVTAGINNMSDFSRHLTNGSKAKLNTQPDSSQNRELNSSNNVKNTTKISGNSKGQKGKCNQHRKLEKNLSQTGTDNTADEPQVGKMEERVCPKGKDVKVGGFRAPRRRRKARGGRGKGKSGGRGNPKNKEDLSSSKGQKKASQLAETSNSLATSAVCKHSHSDEGKNTLKKIVNGHEADPNSADGDGEKQPKGYPEIIPDAETQSDSVSLDQSTEATVPSAPSDLSKAPSPKASFLLRDLNEDLLQSGKFIITGTVDRLGRGLVITEKHIPDDAHHLNDIVQLLSCYYSITRPAAREKGLTVLVDSRQASPSELCFSALRSFKAQVPAGLGCVLILTEEEQESGPYNLDGIEVHTVKGTGVLQQYVDRQQLTKEMDGDFEHSHNDWLTFRLSLEQLTEHCESVLSLLDVALKSMGEEPLPDCIKSVPLSVEKHKQLMTGVLSDPRLTELQRRGGAWLAGLANETSRLAHRSPDCRAAFAATSSLYDSIDDSLHRLVRVSNQRSHDLEALSRLSNLVDKLEKFETEIDHVQEQLEEYKDPPLSLSRLLLKQQKFKSFRESAMELHSETLVVLGEIESWSELEWGGLTAVLKRLPQIREKVRGMSHCLSDCWTQLDNTQRLLSTLTEASQWCDVVSSSSPNSSPSSPLSSLPPIPPSRFQDARALAVELGGGALLDMWAQTLERYQRTLTQFKTRILQAERGMPTNQGQDPNVAVAQAPKTSVSSVTSLWEIEGEGDGEWCGGGEGGLQPWGSLASLFRPQNCSTLKIGEEKKKEGAAGAAGGGKFLQNLLNPSKKSPTEAPLPPKPPRRRHPSFDLQALLAPRRSAAAAPKPAEAPLAASSRSSPLSWLGRKAVAEPILMAGIATAVPGWRDEKVGVGVGGGGVLIRGVEVSSKEVADHTGLTRQHVLLGRTDRETGVERPGTTAQSKLYLQWCRLVNSERQYVALLKAVEETYLPLLDSADTPVCLRGKADSIFSNWSNLATFHSQLLLPAIEGALSQTLQQTDCFSKYRDQLLHYAHYIRMKPEPDSLLVSQAADYFKSKLSSSPVPASISFPQCLAAPTQRLQHYCEILEELGGVNPGPDSALSIIRHAQRHGEDLRTSDLITGCPVPVGERGDLVRQGELYVCPGGRRKKTGIRTVFLYQHYIILTKHKTQSQGCSVYTYKNSIKTGEMGLTQCVGEEGLRFEVWVRQTSRTKYCLTLQASSLEDREAWTHDIAQLLWTHAIHNTELCLKESLCMGVSSKLLLDVTGAQTSELDSSFSLNDRVQSSCSDSSSVGSQKEGGSPSITREPKKDSGQTGHTQSSSPSTSV